One region of Pan paniscus chromosome 5, NHGRI_mPanPan1-v2.0_pri, whole genome shotgun sequence genomic DNA includes:
- the SCAND3 gene encoding SCAN domain-containing protein 3 gives MEAVSRVFPALAGQAPEEQGDIIKVKVKEEDHTWDQESALRRNLSYTRELSRQRFRQFCYQETPGPREALSQLRELCRQWLNPEIHTKEQILELLVLEQFLTILPEELQSWVREHNPESGEEVVTLLEDLERELDEPRQQVSQGTYGQEVSMEEMIPLDSAKESLGTQLQSMEDRMECESPEPHPLQDNGSFLWFSMMSQSMGGDNLSSLDTNEAEIEPENMREKFFRSLARLLENKSNNTKIFSKAKYCQLIKEVKEAKAKAKKESVDYRRLARFDVILVQGNEKLIEAVNGETDKIRYYLHSEDLFDILHNTHLSIGHGGRTRMEKELQAKYKNITKEVIMLYLTLCKPCQQKNSKLKKVLTSKSIKEVSSRCQVDLIDMQLNPDGEYRFILHYQDLCTKLTFLRSLKSKRPTEVAHALLDIFTIIGAPSVLQSDNGREFSSQVVSELSNIWPELKIVHGKSQTCQSQSSAEQTEDVRRRIFSWMQTNNSSHWTEFLWFIQMSQNQPYHRSMQQTPCESAFSSEAKLGLSHSQLTEELVASSHTENELDQADKELENTLRAQYEENIETGTDSSDIEENLSVTPKVAEKSPAESRLRFLSCVVCEKECTGVNSCISCDGNIHAICGVPSQHGTEGCGQQITCSLCYETSTMKRKHDEIQRSLPVKPSKMLKPSGTPFSPDKVGDWMAKQASLDFFVKKRHAFSEHSSSNKRNVNNRSYPEEGKTKRVHASFTRKYDPSYIEFGFVAVIDGEVLKPQCIICGDVLANEAMKPSKLKRHLYSKHKEISSQPKEFFERKSSELKSQPKQVFNVSHINISALRASYKVALPVAKSKTPYTIAETLVKDCIKEVCLEMLGESAAKKVAQVPLSNDTIARRIQELANDMEDQLIEQIKLAKYFSLQLDECRDIANMIILLVYVRFEHDDDIKEEFFFSASLPTNTTSSELYEAVKNYIVNKCGLEFKFCVGVCSDGAASMTGKHSEVVTQIKELAPECKTTHCFIHRESLAMKKISAELNSVLNDIVKIVNYIKSNALNSRLFSLLCDNMEADHKQLLLHAEIRWLSRGKVLSRMFEIRNELLVFLQGKRPIWSQLFKDVNWTARLAYLSDIFSVFNDLNASMQGKNATYFSMADKVEGQKQKLEAWKNRISTDCYDMFHNLTTIINEVGNDLDIAHLRKVISEHLTNLLECFEFYFPSKEDPRIGNLWIQNPFLSSKDNLNLTVTLQDKLLKLATDEGLKISFENTASLPSFWIKAKNDYPELAEIALKSLLLFPSTYLCETGFSTLSVIKTKHRNSLNIHYPLRVALSSIQPRLDKLTSKKQAHLSH, from the exons ATGGAAGCAGTCTCTAGGGTCTTCCCAGCCTTGGCTGGCCAGGCTCCAGAAGAACAAGGGGACATTATCAAAGTAAAGGTTAAAGAAGAAGACCACACTTGGGATCAGGAATCAGCCCTACGTAGGAATTTGTCTTATACCAGGGAACTCTCTCGTCAGCGCTTCAGGCAGTTCTGCTATCAGGAGACACCTGGGCCCAGGGAGGCTCTGAGTCAACTGCGGGAACTTTGCCGTCAGTGGCTGAACCCAGAGATACATACCAAGGAGCAGATCCTGGAATTGTTGGTGCTGGAGCAGTTCCTGACCATCCTGCCTGAGGAGCTCCAGTCTTGGGTGCGGGAGCATAATCCTGAGAGTGGAGAAGAGGTGGTGACTTTGCTGGAAGATTTGGAGAGGGAGCTTGATGAACCTAGACAGCAG GTCTCACAGGGCACATATGGGCAGGAAGTTTCTATGGAAGAAATGATCCCTCTGGATTCTGCAAAGGAGTCTTTAGGCACCCAGCTTCAGTCTATGGAAGATAGAATGGAATGTGAATCTCCAGAGCCACACCCACTTCAAGATAATG ggTCATTTTTGTGGTTTTCCATGATGTCTCAAAGCATGGGTGGTGATAACCTCAGTAGCTTAGATACTAATGAAGCAGAAATTGAACCAGAAAACATGAGAGAAAAGTTCTTCAGAAGCTTAGCAAGGTTACtggaaaacaaaagtaataataCTAAGATATTTTCTAAAGCAAAGTACTGTCAGTTGATAAAGGaagtgaaagaagctaaagcTAAGGCGAAAAAGGAATCAGTTGACTACCGTCGCTTGGCTAGATTTGATGTTATCCTTGTACAAGGAAATGAGAAGCTAATTGAGGCTGTAAATGGGGAAACAGATAAAATACGGTATTACTTACACAGTGAGGACTTATTTGACATTCTGCATAATACACATCTCAGCATTGGACATGGTGGACGTACTCGCATGGAGAAAGAGTTACAAGCGAAATACAAGAACATCACAAAAGAAGTTATAATGCTGTATCTGACCCTCTGTAAACCATGCCAACAGAAAAATTCAAAACTCAAGAAGGTTCTAACATCAAAATCAATTAAGGAAGTTAGTTCAAGATGCCAAGTAGATCTTATAGACATGCAGTTGAATCCTGATGGGGAGTACAGATTTATTTTGCATTATCAAGATCTCTGTACAAAGTTAACTTTTTTGCGGTCATTAAAGTCTAAAAGGCCTACGGAAGTTGCACATGCTCTTTtagatatatttacaattattggAGCACCCAGTGTCCTACAATCTGACAATGGGAGGGAATTTTCAAGCCAGGTTGTCAGTGAACTCAGTAATATTTGGCCAGAATTGAAAATTGTCCATGGGAAGTCTCAGACCTGCCAAAGCCAGAGTTCTGCAGAACAAACTGAGGATGTCCGAAGGAGGATTTTCTCCTGGATGCAAACTAACAACTCATCACACTGGACTGAATTTTTGTGGTTCATTCAGATGTCCCAAAATCAGCCCTATCACAGAAGCATGCAACAGACTCCATGTGAAAGTGCATTTAGCTCTGAAGCTAAACTGGGCTTGTCCCATTCTCAGCTAACTGAAGAACTTGTTGCCAGCTCGCATACAGAAAATGAATTAGATCAGGCTGACAAAGAGTTAGAAAATACTTTAAGAGCCCAGTATGAAGAAAACATTGAGACTGGAACAGACAGTAGTGATATTGAAGAGAATCTTTCTGTCACTCCTAAGGTGGCTGAAAAAAGCCCTGCTGAGAGCAGACTAAGATTTTTATCCTGTGTAGTTTGTGAAAAAGAATGCACAGGTGTTAATAGTTGTATATCATGTGATGGAAATATCCATGCAATTTGTGGAGTGCCCTCTCAACATGGGACTGAGGGCTGTGGTCAGCAAATAACTTGTAGCCTTTGCTATGAAACCAGCACAATGAAAAGGAAACATGATGAGATTCAAAGAAGTTTGCCTGTTAAACCTTCCAAAATGCTAAAGCCATCAGGGACACCATTTTCACCAGACAAAGTAGGAGATTGG ATGGCGAAACAAGCTTCACTGGACTTTTTTGTCAAGAAAAGACATGCCTTTTCTGAACACAGTAGTAGTAATAAAAGAAATGTTAACAATAGAAGTTATCCTGAAGAAGGGAAAACCAAAAGAGTTCATGCTAGTTTCACTCGGAAATATGATCCTTCATATATTGAGTTTGGTTTTGTAGCTGTAATTGATGGTGAAGTACTAAAACCACAGTGTATTATTTGTGGAGATGTACTGGCTAATGAAGCAATGAAACCATCAAAGCTTAAGCGACATTTATATtcaaaacataaagaaataagtTCACAACCAAAAGAATTCTTTGAAAGAAAGAGTAGTGAATTGAAAAGCCAACCAAAGCAGGTGTTCAACGTTTCTCATATAAACATTAGTGCTTTGCGGGCTTCATATAAAGTAGCACTTCCAGTTGCTAAGTCTAAAACACCATACACAATTGCTGAGACACTAGTGAAAGACTGCATCAAAGAAGTTTGCTTGGAAATGTTGGGTGAATCTGCAGCAAAGAAGGTAGCTCAGGTACCACTTTCCAATGACACCATAGCTCGACGTATTCAGGAACTGGCTAATGATATGGAAGATCAACTCATAGAACAAATAAAACTAGCAAAGTATTTTTCATTGCAACTTGATGAATGCAGAGATATTGCTAACATGATAATTCTTTTAGTCTATGTGAGGTTTGAACATGATGATGATATAAAGGAAGAGTTCTTTTTTTCAGCCTCTTTGCCTACAAACACAACTAGCTCAGAACTGTATGAAGCTGTAAAGAATTATATTGTTAACAAATGTGGTTTGgaatttaaattttgtgtaggAGTATGTTCTGATGGTGCAGCTTCAATGACAGGAAAACATTCTGAAGTGGTAACCCAGATTAAGGAACTTGCGCCAGAATGTAAAACAACACATTGCTTCATTCATCGAGAAAGTCTTGCTATGAAAAAAATATCAGCTGAACTAAATAGTGTACTTAATGATATAGTAAAAATTGTGAATTATATAAAATCTAATGCATTGAATTCAAGATTATTCTCTTTATTATGTGATAATATGGAAGCTGATCATAAGCAACTGTTACTGCATGCTGAGATACGGTGGTTATCACGGGGAAAAGTTCTGTCAAGAATGTTTGAAATACGAAATGAACTCTTAGTGTTTCTGCAAGGCAAGAGACCCATCTGGTCCCAACTTTTTAAAGATGTGAATTGGACAGCCAGACTTGCTTATTTGTCTGATATCTTCAGTGTTTTTAATGATCTTAATGCTTCTATGCAAGGGAAGAATGCAACTTATTTTTCAATGGCAGATAAAGTTGAAGGACAAAAACAGAAGTTAGAAGCTTGGAAAAACAGAATTTCTACAGATTGTTATGACATGTTTCATAATTTAACAACAATTATCAATGAAGTAGGTAATGATCTTGATATTGCACATCTGCGAAAAGTTATCAGTGAACATCTTACAAATTTGTTAgaatgttttgaattttattttccatcaAAAGAAGATCCACGCATAGGAAATCTGTGGATCCAAAatccatttctttcatcaaaaGATAACTTAAATTTAACTGTAACTCTACAGGATAAGTTGTTGAAGCTGGCTACCGATGAAGGATTGAAAATCAGTTTTGAAAATACAGCATCACTTCCTTCATTTTGGATAAAAGCTAAAAATGACTATCCTGAGCTTGCTGAGATTGCTTTAAAATCGCTGCTTCTTTTCCCCTCAACATACCTCTGTGAGACCGGATTCTCTACTTTAAgtgttattaaaacaaaacatagaaaCAGTTTAAATATACATTATCCCCTGAGGGTAGCATTGTCATCAATCCAACCTAGATTagacaaattaacaagcaagAAGCAAGCTCACTTATCACATTAA